The following coding sequences lie in one Mucilaginibacter sp. KACC 22773 genomic window:
- a CDS encoding efflux RND transporter permease subunit: MKITNFAVKNYQFTLIIFLLVAVVGLLTLFTMPRSEDPTNHPPQYIITVIYPGTSPKDMEEQVVKPIENKIYGLENIEKILTTVEDGVAVIQPKFKYGVDVDNKYQEISTEINALKNSELPKDIYLIKTEKVSSSDVKILQVALVSDNASGKLLRDKADILKTQLEKITNLKEVKYFGMPEQEIRIDMQLNKLAQLKIPLNVVIGSLQSEAADIPGGSINLDSKVFNVKTSGKFKSVDDVANTVIYNANGKIIYLKDVADVSYKDGTIDHITRLNGHRCVLVTAAMKGNVNIASVQKEFLPVLDEFNKSLPENIRMVKNFDQADMVSRRLGHLGFDFGLAIVLVVITLLPLGFRASLIVMISIPLSLGLGLIALNFLGYSLNQLSIVGLVVALGLLVDDSIVVVENIERWLREGHSRMDAVLKGTKQIGVAVVGCTATLVIAFLPLAFLPDAAGEFIRSLPVAVMTSVLSSMIVALTLVPFLGSRMLKTHTHGEGNFFLKHLQRFLTRSYARVMPLALKWPKVTIGISLALSGLAFFLFTITGFKLFPTSEKPMFLINIKLPLQADIPESDRVTKLVEGELKKHKEIVFYTSNVGKGNPQIYYNVHQQDVKPDFAQVFVQLDEEASPDKKTELIKQLRKKFNDFPYARIEVKDFEQGTPIEANIVVRVFGENQDTIRSLSFKVEEILKKHPGTFYVNNELNVYKSDVKIKIDKEKARTLGVLTSDVDKVIRMAVAGLTVGDYIDDRGDSRNVVITLPRDKFSNLDALKNLYVNNVQGTPVLVDQIATISFEMSPTAINHFNKSRFAKVTSLTKEHVLANDVLKDIVPQLNKLKMPPGYYYKLSGEAESEGDALGGNFLSVIILSTFLFIGVLLLQFKTFKGIIIVLSIIPLGILGGVVLLLMTGNPMSLVSIIGFIGLSGIQVKNSLLLVDFTNHLRLEGHSIDEAINMAGETRFLPVVLTSITAICGLLPIALNPNPLIAPLAIVLIGGLISSTILSRIVTPVMYKLIPPHLENDEEKA; encoded by the coding sequence ATGAAGATCACAAATTTTGCCGTTAAGAACTATCAGTTCACCCTGATCATATTCCTTTTGGTGGCAGTTGTAGGCTTACTCACGCTGTTTACCATGCCCCGTTCGGAAGATCCGACAAACCATCCGCCGCAATACATCATCACGGTGATTTACCCTGGAACCAGTCCAAAAGATATGGAAGAGCAGGTAGTAAAACCCATCGAAAACAAGATCTATGGGCTTGAAAACATTGAAAAGATCCTGACAACCGTAGAGGACGGTGTAGCGGTTATCCAGCCCAAGTTTAAATATGGCGTAGATGTGGACAACAAATACCAGGAAATCTCCACGGAGATCAATGCGCTAAAGAACAGTGAACTTCCTAAAGATATCTATCTGATCAAAACAGAAAAAGTATCCTCATCAGACGTAAAAATTTTGCAGGTTGCGCTCGTGTCAGATAACGCTTCCGGTAAATTACTGCGGGATAAAGCAGATATCCTGAAAACACAATTAGAAAAGATCACCAATTTAAAGGAGGTAAAGTATTTCGGTATGCCCGAGCAGGAGATCCGGATCGATATGCAACTCAATAAACTGGCGCAATTGAAAATACCGCTTAATGTGGTCATCGGCAGTTTGCAAAGCGAAGCCGCGGATATCCCCGGGGGAAGTATCAACCTGGACAGCAAGGTATTTAATGTTAAAACCAGCGGCAAGTTCAAGAGTGTCGATGATGTTGCCAATACGGTTATCTATAATGCTAATGGCAAAATCATTTACCTGAAAGATGTGGCCGACGTAAGTTATAAGGACGGCACGATAGACCATATTACCCGTTTAAACGGGCACCGTTGTGTACTGGTTACGGCGGCAATGAAAGGCAATGTAAATATTGCCAGCGTTCAGAAAGAGTTTTTACCGGTACTGGATGAGTTTAACAAAAGCCTGCCTGAAAACATTCGCATGGTCAAAAACTTCGATCAGGCCGATATGGTATCCAGACGTTTGGGCCACCTTGGTTTTGACTTTGGGTTAGCCATCGTTCTGGTCGTCATCACCCTGCTGCCACTGGGGTTCAGGGCATCGCTGATCGTGATGATCTCCATCCCGCTTTCTTTGGGCCTGGGGCTTATCGCCTTGAATTTCTTAGGGTATTCTTTAAATCAACTCAGTATTGTTGGGCTTGTGGTAGCATTAGGGCTGCTGGTAGACGACAGTATTGTTGTAGTAGAGAATATTGAGCGCTGGCTCAGGGAAGGGCACTCCCGCATGGATGCTGTCCTGAAAGGGACAAAACAGATTGGTGTGGCAGTTGTAGGTTGTACAGCTACCCTGGTTATCGCGTTTTTGCCGCTTGCCTTTTTACCTGATGCGGCCGGTGAATTTATCCGCAGCCTGCCGGTGGCTGTTATGACCAGTGTGCTGTCGTCTATGATCGTAGCTTTAACGCTTGTACCGTTTTTGGGCAGCCGGATGTTAAAGACGCATACACATGGCGAGGGTAATTTCTTTTTAAAGCATCTGCAAAGGTTTTTGACCCGCTCTTATGCCCGGGTGATGCCGCTTGCCTTGAAATGGCCTAAAGTTACTATCGGGATATCGTTAGCCCTGAGCGGACTTGCTTTTTTTCTGTTCACTATTACCGGGTTCAAGCTTTTCCCAACTTCGGAAAAACCGATGTTCCTGATCAATATCAAATTGCCCCTGCAGGCGGATATCCCGGAAAGCGACCGGGTGACAAAACTGGTAGAAGGTGAACTGAAGAAACACAAAGAGATTGTTTTTTATACGTCGAATGTGGGCAAGGGTAATCCGCAAATTTACTACAACGTGCACCAGCAGGATGTAAAGCCTGATTTTGCCCAGGTATTTGTTCAACTGGATGAGGAGGCCAGCCCGGATAAAAAGACCGAACTGATCAAGCAACTGAGAAAGAAGTTCAACGACTTTCCCTATGCCAGGATCGAAGTGAAAGACTTTGAACAGGGAACGCCGATCGAAGCGAATATCGTAGTAAGGGTATTTGGAGAAAACCAGGATACCATACGATCCCTTTCTTTTAAAGTCGAAGAAATTCTGAAAAAGCATCCCGGTACATTTTATGTCAATAATGAGCTGAATGTTTATAAATCAGATGTCAAAATAAAGATCGATAAAGAGAAGGCCCGTACCTTAGGCGTGCTAACCAGTGATGTGGACAAAGTGATCCGTATGGCGGTAGCGGGACTAACTGTCGGGGACTATATCGATGACCGGGGTGATTCACGCAACGTGGTAATCACGCTTCCAAGAGACAAGTTCTCTAACCTCGATGCTTTAAAAAACTTGTATGTCAACAATGTGCAGGGCACGCCGGTACTGGTTGATCAGATCGCCACTATTTCGTTTGAAATGTCGCCCACAGCCATCAACCATTTTAATAAATCACGCTTTGCGAAGGTGACTTCCCTGACCAAAGAGCACGTGCTGGCGAACGACGTCCTGAAGGATATCGTTCCGCAGCTTAACAAGCTAAAAATGCCGCCGGGTTATTATTACAAACTTTCAGGGGAAGCGGAGTCTGAAGGTGATGCGCTGGGCGGTAACTTTCTATCTGTGATCATACTCAGCACATTCCTTTTCATTGGTGTGCTACTCCTTCAATTCAAAACCTTTAAAGGAATTATTATCGTGCTTTCGATCATACCATTAGGCATACTTGGCGGGGTGGTTCTGTTACTGATGACAGGCAACCCGATGTCGCTTGTGTCTATCATCGGATTCATCGGTTTATCAGGGATACAGGTTAAAAACTCATTGTTATTGGTTGATTTTACTAACCACTTGCGCCTGGAAGGACACAGCATAGATGAAGCCATCAACATGGCCGGCGAAACGCGCTTTCTGCCCGTTGTATTGACTTCGATAACAGCAATCTGTGGTTTACTTCCAATCGCTTTGAACCCTAACCCGCTCATAGCC
- a CDS encoding efflux RND transporter periplasmic adaptor subunit yields the protein MKNLQLFSIIIAALISMASCKAKHREGNPIGEPDIIPVKTASVSTLGVPDQITATGLVSTEDEAKYAFKIGGVINRILVQEGQFFKQGQLLATLNSTEISAGLAQSSLGVEKAQRDYSRALNLYKDSVYTLEQLQNTKTALDVAKKAREATAFNERYSKIYAASDGFVSKKIANEGEVIAGGMPVLLTNSTEQQNSYSLKIGVTDREWAIIRPGQTAKVTLDGYAGQTFDATVFRKSQAADRELGSFQIELKLQLNGLKPAVGMFGKAEIATHQDKSVMIIPYGSLVEADGNKGFVFTTIGATRVKRVPVTILKFDNENVYLKDKLEGIDQIVISNSAYLNEQSFIKIIK from the coding sequence ATGAAAAACTTACAATTATTCAGCATTATCATAGCAGCGTTAATCTCAATGGCTTCCTGCAAAGCAAAACACAGGGAAGGTAATCCAATTGGAGAACCGGATATCATACCTGTTAAAACCGCATCGGTGTCCACATTAGGCGTACCCGACCAGATCACCGCTACAGGCCTGGTCAGTACGGAGGATGAAGCCAAATATGCCTTTAAGATAGGCGGCGTGATCAACCGTATCCTGGTACAGGAAGGCCAGTTCTTTAAACAGGGGCAATTGCTGGCCACGCTCAATTCTACCGAAATTTCAGCTGGTTTAGCCCAGTCCAGCTTAGGTGTTGAAAAAGCACAGCGTGACTATAGCCGGGCACTAAATCTTTACAAAGATAGTGTTTACACTTTGGAACAATTGCAGAATACTAAAACAGCTTTGGATGTTGCCAAAAAAGCAAGGGAAGCAACAGCCTTCAATGAGCGCTACTCTAAAATATATGCCGCATCTGATGGTTTTGTAAGCAAGAAAATAGCCAATGAAGGCGAGGTTATCGCCGGGGGTATGCCGGTACTGCTGACCAACTCTACCGAACAGCAAAACAGTTATTCACTTAAAATTGGCGTGACTGACCGCGAATGGGCCATCATCAGGCCCGGACAAACCGCTAAAGTAACGCTCGACGGCTATGCCGGTCAAACCTTTGATGCTACCGTTTTCCGCAAGTCGCAGGCGGCCGATCGGGAGTTGGGTTCGTTCCAGATAGAACTGAAACTGCAATTAAACGGCCTAAAACCCGCGGTTGGCATGTTTGGTAAAGCGGAGATAGCCACCCACCAGGATAAAAGCGTGATGATTATCCCATACGGATCACTGGTAGAAGCTGACGGCAATAAAGGTTTCGTATTTACCACCATAGGCGCAACCAGGGTAAAAAGAGTACCGGTTACCATTCTGAAGTTTGACAACGAAAATGTTTATCTGAAGGATAAACTGGAAGGTATAGACCAGATCGTGATCTCCAACAGCGCTTACCTCAACGAACAATCTTTTATTAAAATTATCAAGTAA